Part of the Gigantopelta aegis isolate Gae_Host chromosome 15, Gae_host_genome, whole genome shotgun sequence genome is shown below.
agcTAAGTTAAGTTaaccatagcgccatacccaaaatttctttctggcagaaacactgatattccaTTGCACTATTTCATTACATCACAaacaataagaagaagaagtctgttttgtttaacgacaccactagaacacattgattaatcaatcattggctactggatgtcaaacatttggtaattctgacttacaTTACAAACAAAGACCTGAATACACATGtatctgtgttgtttgtttccTTATAATTTCaataagaaaataatgtttaaaaacacttcagcacatttgaaacaataattatttggtgtctgactaattaatattattattattcagcatttgttaataagaaaaaaaacctgctgccaccacataggctactcctgcCATaaaagcagcaagagatcttttattgcATTTTGTCCTCGTGGTTGACAATTTTAGGCAAAAAAATATCAATCCATATCACAAATCTAAATAAAGTCAATACCTGTAGTTCTTTGACAGTGCACAAACATGTTCCAAGACCCCACACTGTTAAGAATACACACATTCACGGACAGCTGACTAACaaggaccggcctcagtggtgtcatggttaggccatcagacataaggctggtaggtagagggttcgcagcccagtaccggctcccacccagagcgagttttaacgactcagtgggtaggtgtaagatcactacaccctcttctctcaactaacaactaacaaataacctactgtccttgacagacagtccagaaagctgaggtgtgtacccaggacagcatgcttgaaccttaattggatacaaacaCGAAACCAAtttaaaggaaagaaaataaTAGTCCCAAAGCAAGTTTAATTACTACAAGGGTTGatgtacggccactacaccaacttcatgctcactaacaactaaccaccaaCCTACGGTCCTAAGCACTGTCcggataactgaggtgtgtgctcaggacagcatgcttcaaccttaattagatataagcaggTAACTAAGTACACTTGAATcctgttggctcgaaccccgtctgtgctcgagaaagtgttcaaccTATTGGGTACTTCaacctaaccattcggtcaacaacAGGTAAGTTTAACtcaggactttgtttttggtttgagcATTAAAGTGTATTTAACCCTTCCGAGTTCGACCCAAttagattctactgtatatatgaatgaatgaatgaataaatgaataagtcaatcaatcaatcaatcaatgaaagaatcaatgaatgaatgagtttTGACTGATTctttgcttttaaaatacaaaacaaccacctttgttcaacaaaacactgTTTTCACCAAGTTATTGCTTGATGTCAATCTGGTGCTCGTGGTACACATAAACATGTAGGTAATTCTGTTGTCACGTTTGTGGGTTCGAAATATACTGAAAATGACCACTGGGTCAGACTTTATTGGTCATAATCCATAAACGTGGGGTGGTCTTAATACTATCAAGAGTATTTTTCcaataaaataacatgaaaaTATACTGGTCTTTATACTATTATAGTGAGGTGGTTTTAGAAACGGAGCAGACATTAGgtggagtttcactgtatatatttaacaaatttatacAAACCAAATTCTGTGTGGTTTCTTCATAGCCATGTCAAAAGCTTCCTGCAATAACAATATAGTAATTAATgctggaaaaaaagaaatagaaagACTTctgaacgttccagcatgcatgGTAATACTATCATTAACCCTAACTCAAAACCTAAGcctgaatgaaatgaatgctggaacgttcggaagtcttgtCCACATGATCAAACCTACATTAATTCTaacaaatggttttaaaatcTGTTGTGTGGGTGGGGGCGGATAAGGACAACTTTCCAAACAGAAATataaaacagataaaaaaattttttttaaataaatatgaaatgggTATGCGGTCAAAACGGCCCCATGATGAAACGGCCCTGAACAtgtaagtcaaaacggccaaagaaaaaagtcaaaacagccaaagaaaaaagttaaaactgCCAAAGAAAatggtcaaaacggccaaaagaAATGGTCAGAACGGCCAATAGGTACTATCACGTTAAATTAATTCCcattagtaataattagtaatcAATATAGCCTATATCACAggcagtttaaaaaatatatataaaaacaaccaaaacaacggAATCACTAGTAACAATTTATTAGCCTACACAACGCAATATACTATTGCAATTAAGACCaccaattaacattttatttaacaacactgatAGCCCGACCCGGCCGTGCCCCCCCAGATGCGCTACTTGTCGGGGGGCATGCGTGCCCGccctataatttattattttaataattcaatcacagaaaggggggggggggaggggtagtGGACCATCTAGGCTTTCCGGGTGAGTGCGTATCGTCTGAACGAGTTCCTAGTGGCACTGCTCACCTGGGGGCCACAACGGGCCTGTCCCCCaatttactaatataattaagACCACCAATTGACCATGTATTTAAAAAGACCGACTCGCCCGTGCCCCCCGGACGAGTTCCAAGTGGCGCTGCTcgctgagggggggggggggcgtaacaTTCCCGCCCCataagttattttaataatcaaaagaaaaaaggggGTAGTGGACCGTATAGACTCTCCGAGTGAGTGTATGATATCGCCTGAATAAATTCTTAGTGGCCACATCGTTGTGGCCACTAAAAACTTGTTCAGGCGATTATGCACTCACTCGGAGCTTTACaaatagttcatcaagattaacctcggGCAAGACCTCGAATGCAAGTGCAAGCACAAGCCTTGCATTcgaggtttatcttgatgaactacttTACAAATTAGGCTACACACTGTAACACAGACAGAATTTACATTTTATGACAGGAGTTCGGTCTCTTTAAGTAATGTTTAATCAATTGACAATGGTGCTTTCTTTGTTTGGACTTGTTAGTAAGATAGCTTGACGTGAGAAATAAGTTAACCTACCAAAACAATTACGCTAAAAAACAGCAAAAACTGTAACAATAAAAtcatataaaatgtcaaattcaATGTTTAGACCTACCGACAACAAAAGCGAAAGCGGAAGCAGAATAATTTTAACTTCTCCACTGAAGAGTTCCCAAATCAACGAAAAGTAGCCGGAGGATAGTAAATGGACAagcgactgttttattatttttgtttatttagtttttaatatttgtttcggTAGATCGTGGAATCAGAATTGCCAGAATGGCTGAACCCGATGACTTGGAGGAGATTTATCCAGAAAGAGAACAAAGCAACGTGAACGCAGAGCTGTTTGCACAGGTGATGTGATACTGATAGACACTGGAACTTGGTTACCTCCCATGTTATAAGTAATTAAAGGTCCATAATCATAAATGCTTGTGTCATATTAtgctattttaacatttatttacgaTAAATgactgtaggcctacattaacTGATTccatagattttttttaatatcgtATAGTCATATAAATTTGAACATCATATGTTTTCGAACAGCTCATTTATACACAATTTTCCACCTGCATACTGAAGGTGTGACGTCACAAGAAGAGACAAGAAGAGGTTGTGTGTCGTTTGCTACAaaaatgttgtatataaaacTTCCTTGTGTAAGTATGGcaattaatttattgaaaaataatgttaatgaaCCACTGTCCAAGTTTTGGGTACATACCATCATGTAAATACAAACGTAGCACTTTACTGCATCGTCTATATCTACACTTGATGTGCTATTGGCTTTGTTTATATCCATATTGAATACGTCATTCACTGTAAAGGGAAATAAATCTgatttgtttagaaaaatatggAAACCTGTTTAGACCATTTCTTATTAATATCCGTGGACGAGACTTTACAATTACAATATTCCTTTTCTCAAGGTAAgtgttccttttcttttttaaactactTATCCCACTGAGAGATCCAGATACCGGCAATAGACCCAAGAAAATATTTCTGAGACATATTCTACTGTAATAAACGATCGCAAAGACATCCATAAGGCTGCCCAAAAGGTTTTCAGTCCCAGTTACAACACTGTTTGACCGCTGTAGATCGAGGGAGGATTAACGTGTCATGTAGCAAATCTGGACCTCAAACCTTTTTATTTAAGGATGAAGAAGCTAAACTTCTTGCTCACATCCAAGACATGGcatatcatacatacacattcttGTGCTGCTACggaacattgtttatttatagaAACTATGACATGTTCAAAAACATATATGACGTAACTTCCTCACAATATATCCAGACACAATGTCAGAAAAACTTTCTGCTGCAACCAATATTATGTTTAACATCTATAATTCTGTCTGTTTCATGGATTATATTCCAGTGAACAGGTAAGAAAGATTGTTTAGCTTTTAATTCAGAATTCATTACAGAAATTTGCCATTTTTGCTTATCTGTTCGAAAACATATTATATGGGaggatacatgtacataaatatatctaCATCGCATTTTAGGACCAAATTTATGAATTGAGTTTGAAGAATTAgctatgtatattgtatgttttttgtacaaaaaaagtgaaaatataaataaataaataaaacataaatgttaATGTTCATTTTGATATTGCAGATACTCCAAGCTAAGAAGGGAGAGCCAAATAAATTCAATAGTTACTGGGaggatgacgacgatgatgtgGATGTATTTACTAAGTTGGAGTTGGAgagtaaataattatattcatttctTGTCCTGtgtttagtcccctaccagtccatcCGGAcaattataggtttcatctccatccttctatctgtccgtctgtcccacaaaTATTTTTCCAGGTGTTTTTTTCACGATGCCTCGTGATGTTGAGttggaattttgtgtatatctttatcgtgtactgttacagatcaggtttgaatTTCTTGGTGATTTAATGTTTTACAAGCGATGTATTGATTGGTCGGTGAGACCTAATTTTATAGCAGAATGTCCGTCATTGATTGGATTAAGTATAAAGGTCAAGGATATATTTCCTGATTTGCTTGTGGTTTTCTGAAGGACCAATGTTCTTACATTCGAAACGTCTTGTGCAGTTCCGTTATCGGCCAAGGTGAATCAAATGTCGCCTGTTTCATAGTTTGATCAATCGTTCTtgtggttttttaatttaatatttttattataattatgtcagACATTTATGAACCCATGTATTGTAACACAAAACACAGTTgcttaaacaataaaatattgccATGTAGGCCTCGATTGATTTTTGGGTATTGTCGTAAATTGTAAGCCTTGCAACTGGGCAAAAAGAATGgtgaaatcatatttatttccATACGTGTATTAATACAGTCGggatatttgtacatgtatgtcattaattaattaatacagcaCTACTGTAGATaccacaaattaattaattgtaggTGATCCTGCCAAGCGTATTCTGACTGCGGCCGAGAAGAATCTGATGACCGTTGTCCAGTCATTGTTGGCCCAGCAGCCTAGCCTGGTGAACTCACGCGACAACGATCAGTACACACCGCTGCACCGCGCGAGTTACAACAACCATGCTGACATGGTGGaggttaatacatttattttaaaatatattaattttttttagagctgggtggtataccgtatatgccattcggtatcggtatcatgtcaatacccaTTTACCGTACctagcaaatttcaaaatactgaaGTTTTGGTACTGAAAAATGTTATCCGCCATTTAATAAAGCACaaacaatatatctgatgaaCACAAAATAGATtgaaagaagagagagatgagggccttgtgtatggaattttattttatttagatgaaattagtgggtgagccttaactcaggcatgcatttaaagcagagtataccgaaaataccaCTCAATATCAGTATTGGTTTGTATCAATACCAAATACCTTGCCGATACCAAGGTAAGtcacccccaaaatactgaTGCCAATACCGAActtgaaatttcaataccgcccagctctta
Proteins encoded:
- the LOC121390468 gene encoding ankyrin repeat domain-containing protein 49-like, with product MAEPDDLEEIYPEREQSNVNAELFAQILQAKKGEPNKFNSYWEDDDDDVDVFTKLELESDPAKRILTAAEKNLMTVVQSLLAQQPSLVNSRDNDQYTPLHRASYNNHADMVEYLLTHGADIHARTIDGWHPLHSACRWNSASAALVLISSGADINSRTQGGLTPLHLAASERDSHETLELLLMNRSVDASIKTQLGETAKQICERMNNLYVLFELVDDNINILK